The DNA sequence ATTgcaatatagttttaaaatgataaggaATTACCAGCTTAAGAATAATCAAAGAATATTAATTAGTCCCGTTAACAAAAATTTAGATTTGTATAGAAAATGTTAGagttagaattaaataaaatgattaacatcttttataaattattaatctaAATATTTGTTGTAATTTAGAGAAGTATATAAATTCCACaatgttaaatatttaatttcagtaTTAGTTATGGGAAAGTATGCatgtattcttttttatatgtattcgTATTATAAAAAGTATAAGGGCTGGATAATGGATatacaaaagataatattataaaagtaaatttataaaataaaatgatttaatattaaatgtcAAGAATATCTTGGTACAAAATTCAGATCACAACTTTTAACATGGAAATGAAATTTTGACTTCTGATAGCTTAAGACtccgtttagatgttgaactaaattgaaataagttgaattttttataaatggtaGCAAATTGAGATGATAGAGTTTTGTAGGGTCCACCTATTTCTGTAAAGAAAAGTCTTCTTACCAGCAATTTTGCACATTAAACCTCATACCAATGTTAAATGTAAGACATTTGTTTAATGAAACAATACGAATTAAagacgaaaataattttcgtgagacatagaactttatttttctcacaaacaattttttcttttatttttttaataaaaaaagctaTGTGAGTATTGGTACGCGATTTGGTGCGCCAAACCACTTGTACCTAGCAAGTCTCTTTCTGTAATCCTATTTCtctattttacattaaaataaaatttacaatttgatataacattaaatttgtAATCCtatttctctataaaaaaaaaatatttatttcataaaagaataatgctagatacaatcatAGGTTGTGCGATGTTCAAGCGCCGTACACCCTTTttgaaaacagaaaatattcaCAGCAGCCTACTTTGCACTGCAGCCGCAGCACACTTAACATTgtaggttaaaaaaaaagaaaaaagtgatgcCACGTAAAGTGTGTGGAGAGTGTAGGCTTATGTGTAGTCAATCTCTTTTGAAAAACAACAGggtcatatattaaaaaattattatttttatgtgaatccatattaacttaatttttttaaaagaaatgtgcGACACTTGTACAATGGCTCAAATATCATCTCTAAGAGGTGAAAGAAAACCAGTCCGAACCATAAATTCTGACCGAACCAATAAAACTAGTGGTCGGTTTTGATCCAAAATGTCAATTTTCGAGCCAGTCTGGGGATGTGGTTTTTTCAGACTGTACTGAtcgaaatatatattttttaaaattaattttatttagtatTTGATATAATAGTTGTATAACTTAACTATGTAGTTTTCATTTAACCtgattattgaccatataaaaaattaattattatattattaaatattaactaatatattgtatgaaattatgaatACATGATAAATCATAACATTGTATATTTATATGCAATGGTACATACTCTAGTATCTacacttaaataaaatagttaagtACATTTTTTGAAAGGTACCTAAGTTACATTgatgaaatattaaaattttaatactcGTTATGTATTAACTATCATAATTCATTCACATACTATTAAGTATTGACTATTGAATCCTAAGTTaataacatcatcaatataattgtaattaatgattttgttaatgaCTTAAATAGATAAGCCACATTGAAGAGATCacttaattctaattttattattttatataatttttatcatttaattagtttgttaagaaaaggaaataaaataaaaaaaagtttataggGGTAAATAGTTTATATTAGAAGTGTAAATATTGTGGATTTTGTTGTATAGATGGGCCAAAAATACACGTTAGAAGTTATTTTTGGACTTTTAATATGTTTGACACATTTTACACTTATCTAGATTGAATTGGACTTATTAGACTGATAACTAACTGTCCGATCTGATTTATAAAGATAATATGTCTAGTCTCAATTCGAAAAAAATATAGATcgaaattttttatctaatccaAAAACTTCAGAATCAAATCGATTACGCTCTTATTATTCTCTCTTCATAAAATTGCAGTAATcctcatctgaaaaataatatttacagtcgtcattgaataattatttaaaaaaaaattaaaatttatataaaaaaattaattttttaataatacaacccactatttctttaaaaaaaaaattaggcgaCGGTTGCGTATACTACTATTGTACGTTACTCGTCCTCACCTAGACGAAATTCCCCAAAGCCCAAATGTGTCGATATTGATAAGGACGATCATTTTGTTAAGATTCTCTCCCCACGGGCCATGCGCTCCGGCTGTAGGAGTTTAGTTAGGGTTCCGCCATCCTATTGCCTTCCCCTACTTCACCCCTGTTCATTCGAGTCGAACCATTCTGTCTCCCAAAAATCCTCGTAAagtttactctctctctctctctctctctctctctctcgtgctcATTTCTGATTCCCTTTTCCGAAATTTTGCTTTCTTGAAACATCAAAGCCATTTTCCGTACTTCATTACGTCTTTTTTAGGAATCGGATACCCCAAGCTTCTCTTCTATTTGTAATTCTGTGGAACACTGTCCGTCTCAGGTGATTCTTTTAatctttgcttttcttcttttaactACTAAGCACTATGCTTGAAATCTTTGATGGAAATTATAATTAACCAGCGTTTTGGAGTAGGACAATTAAAATGTATGCACACAGcgattttaggatttttcgtTGTCTCAGGGGGCTTGGATCAAACCGAGAGCGTTTGCTTGTTAAGGGGGTTTTCGGTGGTATTGGAGCAACGCATGAATCGTTTTTGTTCAATTATATGAATCGAGAACATACTAAAGAAAGTGAATTGTAGTTGCTAGTGAATAGATTCAATTTGCATTGGACTTTCCATTTCAACTTTGGATAATGTGAGTTATTGTCAGTTGCCAGTTGCCAGTTGCGACTTTGGAAGTAACGAAGAAACCCTACTGTTAGGGTAATGATGAGGAACTTAAGCGTATTGTTGTAAAACTTGGACTTATTTGGTCATCCGGTGTAAattgtttggatcaattataaTTCACTTAGGATTTGAAGGGATGAGTGTACCAATTTGGACGGAGTGATAGAGCAAATTGAGGCTGCATTGAAATTCACGTCGTGGGGTCAATTTAAATGATTTCATGAATGCCGCCATCTTGATTTTCTGCACTAACAAGTATGTAAAATCGCTGTCATTTTGGAATTATGACCTCATTCTTAAAAAATGGTAAAATCCAATTTAACTGGTAATTTAATTGCCTTCCAGAAACCGGAATGGGCCATAGTAATTAGAGTAAGAAAAACAGTTGGATTTGTGCTGTCGCATGTATGCCATAATATTAACATGTTTCTGCAAAtatagatttgaatttgaaggGTCGTAGTTATGCTTGGTCACAATGATTGCACCTATCTTTTGGGTTTTGCATATTTGCTTTTTGAAGAGAAAGTTCCTGATTCAGTATATGCCGACTAATATGCCTTGATGTACAAAGTAAGTTTACTATttgaaaatgtatatatatatatatgccaatcGTGTCATGTTTTACCATATATCAGAACCAGTAAGATTTGGAGGATTTAAAGTTGCTCTTCCCTTTAGAAAAAAGGTTTTCGTCTAATGATATTGACATGACATTAGTCAGCTCCAGCTGCAGCCAGTTGCTAGCTGGAAAAGTATATCTATGGAGATTGATGTTCCTGATGAAAGTAATGAAAGCGCACCCAGGACAGAGGAAAATGGTTCTCTTATGAGGCCGGTTTTACCTGAAGAGTCCGGTGTTGGTTTACCATATGCTCCTGTAAATTGGCCCAATCCAGGTGATATGTGGGGTTGGAGGGTGGGTAGGAGAGTTGCCACTACTGGACATTATTTGGATAGGTACCTGTATCTTCCGAGGCGCCTTTACCATGTCAGATGCTCAATGAATAGAAAGCATGCTTTTGCAAGCAAACTTTCTGTTGAACGATTTATCCGAACAGAATTCCCTGGTGCTGATGTTAATGCATTTTTTGCTTCATTCAGCTGGAAGATCCCAGCAAAGAAGTCGGCATTAACAAATGGTCAGTTCTAATTGACCCAActttttccttatattttgTACTTGTTATTTATCCAAGCTTGAGATTTCTGGTTTCGTCTTGCAATACATTCTCTATGTTCTTGGAAAAATTCAATTTAGTAGTTGATAGTTTAGTTTATTGTGATAATTTGGTGTCGATCTTTTGCTAATTGCATTTTAATGGCTACCAAACTACTTGCCAAACCTTagaaagttttttttccctttattccATTATGTCTGTGGTTGATCAACTTCGCACCTGTATATTAGGTCAGTTTGATCATCACATCTGGTGAATAGCTGTTCATGGAGTTCTTCCAATGAATTAGATAGCAAAACTGATGCAGAACTGTTTGATTTCCTTGTCTAtttggtttattattttttaatttaattttcctttATTGGGGTAAGGGGTCTAGCATGGACTTTTGTTAAGTCTTTACTTTAATAATGAACTTTTGTAAGGTGTCATTTGGGGTCTTTTCCTGATTAAGCATTCAGttacatatgtttttttaaacacaGATCTACCATTCtctgttatatgttatttgGGTTTTTTAGAACTTTGTTACCTGTAATTATGTGAAActgaattatttttcattggTGTCTATTCTTCAATGTTGCAAATGCATATTCAGAATGATGTCAAATACTATGAGTGGTATCATACGAGTATGTATGACTGGGTTTCACACTGGAAATCTCTTTTTCTTGTCCAATAATGTTCCTCTGTTACAGGTCATGTAGAGGGGCTTAGTTTATCCACTGTACCTTTTGACTGGATAGCAGAATATGACGAGTCTGGTTCCCAGACTAACACTGTGGGATGCAAGGCTGGGAATAAGATGTGCAACAGTATCTTGAAACAAGTATACAATCCACCTTTAGCAGCCATGCAATGTGATCTTTGCTGCAGTGAACCCCGTTTCTGCCAGGATTGTTGTTGTATCTTATGTAGCAAGActattaatttagaatatgGAGGCTACAGTTACATTAAATGTGAAGCAGTGGTGGCTGAGGGTTATATATGTGGACATATTGCTCACATTGACTGCGCTCTTCGATGTTACATAGCTGGGACAGTAGGAGGAAGCATTGGGTTGGATGCTGAGTACTATTGCCGTCGTTGTGATGCAAGAACAGATCTTATATCACATGCTACTAGGCTTTTACAAATATGTGAATCTATTCATTCTCGGGATGACATAGAGAAGATTTTAAGTGTTGGCGTCTGCATTTTGCAAGGTTCACGGAAAACCAGTGCAAAGTGTTTGTTGCATCGTTTCGAATTGGCCATTCTGAAGGTACGAATGATATCTAAGTGTTGAGGttttagttttctttcttttgcggTAGTTATCCTGGCCCACTTTCGGGGTTTGTAAAACCTGCAGTCTGACATTTGATGTTTACATCAGCTCAAAAATGGGACTTCTGTTGAAGCTATCTGGAAAGTGGAAGATAACTTCTTAATTATGTCTGCAGGTAACTTTTCAGTTCTTAATTTTCTCATCTACAGACGTTTGTTAAACCAACTCTCTCTCTGAGCCTTGGGCACTTCTGTTCACAAGCAGGTGCCTCACACCATGGAAATGCTGCCCCAACAGTTACAAATAGCGAAGAAACTTATGATGTCACCAAGAGCTCAGAGCACACGTTTTCCATACATTTTGACCCTTGGACAGAGTCTCTAAAGCTCGAAGATGAGATTGACCATGTCCTGCTGGAACTGAAAAATTCACAGGAATCAGAATATAAAATCGCAGAGGAAAGGCTTTATGCACAGAAGAATTATCTTCTCAGCTTATATCAGCAACTCGAGAATGAAAAGTCTGAACTGTCATGTCGCCAATCATCAGCTGACCCAGATAGCTTTCCGGGCTGTGTTTCGAATCGAGTACAGCAGATAGAACGGGAACTCGAGAAACTTAGGGATATGGGAAAAGTAGCCAATGGTTTTGGAAAGACGTCGAAAAGAATCCTTAAGGACCACTTTGGTTTAGAAACTGAGAACTGAACCTTTACTGCCTTACAGTTTAATCTGACAACTGTTCATCAGAGTTTGGTCTTGGATTGTGTTCATCCTTCACACCCTTTTCTTCATAGCGACCTTGCattgaattaaaatgaaagataCAAGAGATAGGGGTGGAATCAAAAAATGGGCAGTGGATGCCAACTGCAAGTCCAAGTTATTTGGCCGATCAAAGGGCAAATTTTGAGTACCTATGGTTGGAGACGTATAATCTATGACTTGTCTGAGGAGTCGGATAATGCAGCATTTCTGACAGAGTCTGCCCACTTGCCAATGAAAAATCTGGACACGCCGCATCAAAGGGATGAAAATTTAGTTGTTGAATGGAGTAGCTACCTTGATGTTAAATCAAAAATTTGTGGATCGGTGGATAAACCTTGGAAGATACGTCGAAGGGATTGTGAAAGATTTACTGGGGTGTACATTGAAGGGTCACTTCGTTAGCCTTGTGATTTTTGTGTTCGTAACTTACATATATTGGAGCTGGTAACCGTTTTACTCAAGTAAAACAGCTTATAGTGTAGGTTGTAGTGATTGTATTCCTAGTTGGGATTTTGCTTCAATCCTACGATGTATTTGAGGAACGGCTGCCTGTTCTTCGCAGCAATTCACCCATATTTCACCGATGATGGAGGAAAAAAGGACTTTACACATTTGTGCAGTTGGGCATTTGTTTGTTACTCTGGTTTGAGAAGACAAAATTGGGCAATTGTGGCATGGGTTTAAGATGGGTAGGATTCCCTTAAATCAGATCTCATTTCCAAGTCCCATGAAGGATatattttaactgaaaatattttgtgCAACCTTTTGAATGAGTGTAGACGAATCGGGAGCGCAAAAGCATAAAATTCGTGCCCATCTTGACCGGACGAGATGGACGCTATTCAAAGATTCTATACTCTATTTTATTCGTCTCGTAGGTGCTGGAATCTGtcagaaattaatttaaaaaataaaagaaaagaaaagaataatgatatgtattagtcattatttatttttacatcttatatttacaactttttcataaaatgtgagTGTTTGTCGAGTGCAGGGTGGTAAATAGTAACCGATAAGAATTCAATTATATGACCTCTACCTTGAAATAAGGACGTGAATTTTTTACTTGGTCAAAGTGGCCATCCTGTCATCAGGGGCATAATGGATTGTTTGAACCATGCCAATGCGAGCATTACATAAACTAGCTGAGTTGTGACTGAATTCGTGagaattgaaaacaaaatataaagtttCCAAAAGGTAATAATGGGCAGGAGAGGACGATCTGTCATGTTGTAATGCAATGTACTCAAGTGTCCATGAATCTGAACTCTCCCAAAGAAAAGGTTTGCACTTTCAGAGAAAAATTCAGGACCagaatttcatctcatattatttcacTCCCTATGCTTGAACAAGAAACTGATTATGATGAAACTTTTCATGCCTAAATACTGCGTATCAGAAAAACTTAGTTAATCTACAATCTCATTCCCAGCATAAATCTCTGCTGAGGAGCGTAAAGAAGTCATCAATAGAACTTATttcatctacaaacaaaaagTACTTTCGTcacaaagaaaaacagagaaaaatgtTTATTGCTTTTGGAATAGTCAGAGAAAATGGTTCCTCACTCAAGCTGGTGAAAGCAGGATTTGGGATAAACATGAtaatttgattaatatgtaacATGATAATTTGATCATAATATCGATGACAACTAAGAGGATGCGCTGGACCTGCTGGGACAAGTCTTCAGATATGAAGAGCACAATCAGATCAAAAGAGCAGTTTTCGTTTtaggagaaagagaaaggaggagagagagagtgtgtgtgtgttgccAATGGCGTCGTCGAGAAGTGCAGTGAGGGTATCGGAGATGGAGAAGATGAGTTTGGAGCAGCTGAAAGCAGTAAAGGAGCAGGCCGGTCTTGAACTTAATCTCTTCCAGGATAGCTTCAACAATGTCCGCACCGCTACCACTCGCCTCGAGCTTGCTTCCTCCGCCCTTCACGACCCCTCTCTTCGCcccaaaggaaagaaaatgctgGTTCCTCTTACTGCTTCTCTGTATGACGTATGTACCAGGCAGACCTGATGATGCGGATAAAGTCTTGGTAGATGTTGGCACTGGTTACTTCATTGAGAAAACAATGGCTGAAGGGGAAGATTATTGTGAGCGTAAAATCATCTTGCTGAGATCCAACTTGTTGAGGTTGCTTCTAAAAAGAAAAGCGTAGCAGATGAAGTCGGGGCAATCTTACAGGCAAAATTGAAGCAATTATCTCCTTCAACTTAGGGAGCTGTAGTGCCTTGTTGCATTATTGAGTTTCAAATTCCAATGCCTTCTTTGTATAAAAGGCTGAAGAtctggttttagattttgaattggGACCTTTTTCCTACCCCCTCTCCCCTTCCCTTTGTATTCCCTTTCTTTTATTGCATTAAATGATCATAGTAGTAATGAATTCAAGTGAATCCatttgtagtttaaaaaaagaagatatgaaGAGCACATAAAAAAGACATCAAAGTGTCTATCAAGGGGTCAACTTGGAATTATAAAGAGAGCAAAAGTAGAGCCTATTACTCCTTTAAGGAAATGGAAAGATAAGGGCCAAATGGCCTTGTAAGATAAGGTAAATTATCACTTGctgataaaaatttaaagatatagtgaatagtgactgatgagaaagaatttttcaaatcataaattcattaacATGGAGGCAACATGATTCacttatctctatttttttttcgagatttaaattttttttttttaaaagagtaccGTGGAGTAACAAAGGAACCATTATCGGCATAAAACATAGAATAATGGTTTTGCTTTACCATGAATCCTGATTAATGGAGCGAGCATTCTCACAGGTGGAATACCAGAAGACCAGACATATTAAACAGCATAAATCTCCAGGAACAGGTCAAACGTTTAAGCCAGTATAAAAATCACTGGCCTAGGTATTCCGGCTAGACGGAAGTGTTCCAAACCATCACCAAGAAAATATaggaatggaaaaagaaaaaaaaaaaaaagaattctttcAAAACATAAGATCTTCCTCTTCTTTGGGAATCCACGAGTGCAAATGTGTTACTCAACCAATTACCACTGTTTGACTAAGAATTCTCAACCCCAGAAACCCAAACAACACAAAACATGGCAGAATTTCGTTCTCACCTCCATTCTTATGCTAAGCAACAGCATAAAGGCCAAGGAAACACTAAAAAGAAGCAGAGACAGTGGAAAACCTTGAGGTGTTGTTTGTTCAAAAGCAAACGGACAAAGGAAATTCCGTGCCCCTTTAACAGACCTCTCTCTATACAAATCTTACAATATATATCAAGAAGAACCCGATCTCCAAAAATCGTTAGTGAAAAAAGCATGCCAAAGCAAGATTAATACACTAAAAAGGAGGATTCGATGATCATCTTCATTGGGATCATACTTATAAGATAAAGAGAAATCAACACTTCTTGATGCAGAGTAAACATAACAAAACCAGTCCCATCCCATACTAATTTGCAAACTAATAAATACCGAATTAAAAAAGCgccaataattaaataaaaagttcaaaTCTTCATTACTGTACAAGCACAAGCCTCCCTCCGATACCTCCTCTAAAGCCTCCACCATTCCCATCTCTCCAAAACTCCTcatctccaccaccaccaccaccaccaacaccCTTTTCCCCAGCACTCTCCACTCCCACCTCACCCTTGGGCACCGTCACGATAAGCTCTCCGTCGACAAAAACCGCGCTAGCCAAGTCGGGCCTGGTAGACTCGGGTAACCGAAACCTCCACATATCGAGCTCAAGCTCGTCCAGGGACAATTCGAGGGACCCACTTTCCCTCACCACAATCTTGGTCACCCCGGGATAGATTTCGACGGTGTGGGCCCTCACGTCGCGGATGTCGTTGTTCGTCTCGGCGATGAATCGGAAGCAATCGGGTTTCTCTTCGATTGAGACATCAGCGTCGGACCGAAAGGGGAGCTCGAGGACCCGGCTAAAGATGTGGGGCAAGCGCCTGAGCTTCTTGGAGGAGAGACCCAAAAGCGCCTGAGCCTCAGCAAAAGTATTTCTCGCATTCATTTCGTATTGAATGGTGATGTTGCGCTTCCTGGGCATCGGGTGGACCTTCATGTTTCTTCGGTCCTGGTGcttcttaaaatatttgttgatggtggtggtgggagagagagcaacaaaaattaatgctacctttagtaaaaaaataagatgcCTTTGTAAAAAAGGGAACCCAGTTTTGGATAGGAGTCAAAGACTCGATCAGATTGTGAGTTGAAGGTCAGGAAGAATCATAAAGCAATGGTGCGAACGAATTGGATTATGAGGTGGTTGTTTTGTCTCCAATTTTTTAGCTTTTCTTCTACCTTTCTTTTCCGTCTTTTGGTGGAGAACCTAAAGGGGTCTATGGAAATCGAAGTCTAAAACCTAACACAACTTATTCTCTGAGTCTCAAAAAAAGGACAGGGAAATCCCGAGGCAATGGAAAAGATAGTTGTTTTCTGGgcggaagaaaaaaaaatggttgtcGCTggcaatgaaatgaaatttcctTTATCTGGGGTTGTGCAGAGTGGTATGGGCAATCAGGATCGGCTTCAGAGATAAAGAGGATGAGGGAACAACCATAATCGCCCTCGACTTTCCGGGAAATTACAAGTCCtaattcttttcttcttttttttttcgggtTATTCCAGAAAATTTAAGGAAAGGCTTCGTGTGGGGAGGTACAGATGAGATGGATGTGGAAGCAGCTAAGCACTTTCATAGACCACCtgattttcttactttttatttcttttatttttattttctcaatcaaTTAAGTTGAAAACTTTTATTCCGATTAGCCAAATCAACACGAACTTAATAaattaggtcccgtttggatagtcaaagattagatgagatgaaatgaaatgattttagataaaaattaaaagttgaataaaatattattatcattttaaaatttaaaaaatttgaattgtttattatattttgtattaaaatttaataaaattataataatgagatgatatgagatgaaatcgtTCATGTATCCAAACGGGAGCTAAAACTCATGAATATTTTTAGTTCTTAACTCATATTTGACTCGAATTCAAATTTATACAACTTATAATATTTAGagttaaaacaatttttattgCAACCTATAAATGTGATAAGAATTcgatatgaatttaaaaaattcggATTATAATTGACTCGTACAATTCATGAAACCCAGCATCAGAACGCAAATTCTCAACCTTGATCGGTCTATCTTGATAGTTATTATGTTATGATATTTCCAATTAAGTAAGAGCTAATTAATGGGCAAGTTATAGCCAAAGcaagaataaagaaaagatgGTATATTAGGATGAATAGTTATGATTAAAACTGTTATGCACACActgaattaaaattatataagtatGATCAAAGTAACTTCAATCTCAACTAGTAATATAATAAAACGTTAAGAATTAGCTATAtttcaactaaaaaaataaccaaatcTGATTCTTGTTGGAGGAGGAAGCCGGTTCCTCCTTCCCCTCTCATTtctctatctcattttatcgtttcttagtttatttttcttccttcaagGTCAAAAAAGtcagatatataatttttttacaattttcgAGAGATACTCGCTGCATAAAAAGACTCTCAGACTGTAAATCGTTTGGAGGATAGTGACATTTTTACAGAAATCACTGTGAGTGATTCTCACGCGCCATCCCTTCTGATGGTTCTTCTCATCACACGCGCCGGATCACCGAAATCACCACCATCAGATATTTTAGATCTGACTTTTATAACTGAAAAAAGACAAATTTATTGCCTTCACACACCGTCAAAGTCTACTAGAGTTAGTCCAAACtataattcatcatttttcattcttatttttcttattgtatagtaaaaataaaaaaataaaaaagttcgTCTCTTGGACGTTTTGTCCATAGAGGTTGAATTCTCTCTTTCTATGAAGGGTGATGTTAAATCTCTGTTTAGATAGAGTACTGTCTCTTAAACGTTTGTTTGTAGAAAGTATCAACGGCAGTAAAGTCCAAACTAGTCCACTAGGGTACTGATTGAGCTCCAAATGGTGATATGGAAATATCCTCACATGTATCCAGTCATAGATACaagtttttcttaataaatgaatgaatgatgacatttttcttccaaaaaaaaaaagaaaaaagaaatagctatatatatgtatagtatGGTACtgaagatgatgatcatgaaggTGGTGGTCCTGGTGGATGTTCGAAGTAAAATCGAAACTGTAAAACTACTGCTTAAAAATGCAATAAACTAGCCAATTAAggaaattaattagatgatcATGTGATTGAAAAAAAGAGAGCCTAATTTCATGCTATTGGCGATctcataatattaattaatatatagttatattccttaaaataaaagataaaaaaagtagGGATTAATTCAATATTAATAGATTGAAACGATCGACCTTATCTCTAAATTTCATGTATTCAGATTTCTGATAGATACTGTATATTGATGATCagtgt is a window from the Juglans regia cultivar Chandler chromosome 7, Walnut 2.0, whole genome shotgun sequence genome containing:
- the LOC109007279 gene encoding uncharacterized protein LOC109007279, whose amino-acid sequence is MKVHPMPRKRNITIQYEMNARNTFAEAQALLGLSSKKLRRLPHIFSRVLELPFRSDADVSIEEKPDCFRFIAETNNDIRDVRAHTVEIYPGVTKIVVRESGSLELSLDELELDMWRFRLPESTRPDLASAVFVDGELIVTVPKGEVGVESAGEKGVGGGGGGGDEEFWRDGNGGGFRGGIGGRLVLVQ
- the LOC109007280 gene encoding protein OBERON 1-like isoform X2, whose translation is MEIDVPDESNESAPRTEENGSLMRPVLPEESGVGLPYAPVNWPNPGDMWGWRVGRRVATTGHYLDRYLYLPRRLYHVRCSMNRKHAFASKLSVERFIRTEFPGADVNAFFASFSWKIPAKKSALTNGHVEGLSLSTVPFDWIAEYDESGSQTNTVGCKAGNKMCNSILKQVYNPPLAAMQCDLCCSEPRFCQDCCCILCSKTINLEYGGYSYIKCEAVVAEGYICGHIAHIDCALRCYIAGTVGGSIGLDAEYYCRRCDARTDLISHATRLLQICESIHSRDDIEKILSVGVCILQGSRKTSAKCLLHRFELAILKLKNGTSVEAIWKVEDNFLIMSAGASHHGNAAPTVTNSEETYDVTKSSEHTFSIHFDPWTESLKLEDEIDHVLLELKNSQESEYKIAEERLYAQKNYLLSLYQQLENEKSELSCRQSSADPDSFPGCVSNRVQQIERELEKLRDMGKVANGFGKTSKRILKDHFGLETEN
- the LOC109007280 gene encoding protein OBERON 1-like isoform X1 translates to MNAAILIFCTNNQLQLQPVASWKSISMEIDVPDESNESAPRTEENGSLMRPVLPEESGVGLPYAPVNWPNPGDMWGWRVGRRVATTGHYLDRYLYLPRRLYHVRCSMNRKHAFASKLSVERFIRTEFPGADVNAFFASFSWKIPAKKSALTNGHVEGLSLSTVPFDWIAEYDESGSQTNTVGCKAGNKMCNSILKQVYNPPLAAMQCDLCCSEPRFCQDCCCILCSKTINLEYGGYSYIKCEAVVAEGYICGHIAHIDCALRCYIAGTVGGSIGLDAEYYCRRCDARTDLISHATRLLQICESIHSRDDIEKILSVGVCILQGSRKTSAKCLLHRFELAILKLKNGTSVEAIWKVEDNFLIMSAGASHHGNAAPTVTNSEETYDVTKSSEHTFSIHFDPWTESLKLEDEIDHVLLELKNSQESEYKIAEERLYAQKNYLLSLYQQLENEKSELSCRQSSADPDSFPGCVSNRVQQIERELEKLRDMGKVANGFGKTSKRILKDHFGLETEN